The following coding sequences lie in one Candidatus Neptunochlamydia sp. REUL1 genomic window:
- a CDS encoding TraR/DksA family transcriptional regulator yields the protein MSLKKNEIETFKKRLLEMKKQLGSSLKAVSDDVKTPDDSKGYSQHQADEGTDDFGQRISIEVSSKEQGMIRQIDRALEKIEEGSYGVCDLSGDDIPVKRLEAVPYATMTVAAQEKFEKGLL from the coding sequence ATGTCCCTTAAGAAAAACGAAATAGAAACATTCAAAAAGCGCCTTTTGGAAATGAAAAAGCAATTAGGGTCTTCCTTGAAAGCTGTTTCCGATGACGTGAAAACTCCTGATGATTCGAAAGGATATTCTCAACATCAAGCTGATGAAGGAACCGATGATTTTGGCCAAAGGATTAGCATTGAAGTTTCATCTAAAGAGCAAGGAATGATTCGTCAAATTGATCGTGCTTTAGAAAAAATTGAAGAGGGCAGCTATGGTGTTTGCGATCTTTCTGGAGATGACATTCCGGTAAAGCGCCTTGAAGCGGTTCCTTACGCAACGATGACTGTGGCTGCGCAAGAAAAATTTGAAAAAGGGCTTTTATAG
- the nrdR gene encoding transcriptional regulator NrdR, producing the protein MKCPFCGHDESKVTDSRNASETNAIRRRRECLQCNKRFTTFETVDISLQVRKRDGSYEDFSLQKLVKGLDSASRHTRISHDQVRDLASQIANELVEKQVREISATKLGELVMEKLHALDTVAYIRFACVYRRFKDVDEIMDAIYTIAPEEVKK; encoded by the coding sequence ATGAAGTGCCCTTTTTGTGGACATGATGAGTCAAAGGTGACCGATTCTAGGAATGCGAGCGAAACCAATGCCATTCGGCGGCGGCGTGAGTGTTTACAGTGCAACAAACGTTTTACCACATTTGAGACGGTTGATATTTCTCTTCAAGTGCGCAAGCGAGATGGAAGTTACGAAGACTTCAGCTTACAAAAATTGGTTAAAGGGCTTGACAGTGCCTCCCGCCATACCAGAATTAGCCATGATCAAGTCCGGGATTTAGCGTCTCAGATTGCCAACGAGCTTGTAGAAAAGCAAGTGAGGGAAATCAGTGCGACAAAGCTTGGAGAGTTGGTGATGGAGAAACTGCACGCGCTAGATACTGTGGCATACATTCGCTTCGCCTGTGTCTATCGCCGGTTTAAAGATGTAGATGAAATTATGGATGCAATTTATACAATTGCTCCAGAAGAAGTAAAAAAGTGA
- a CDS encoding metal ABC transporter substrate-binding protein, with product MIKKFLSIFLLIVFLASCQKNSPHTSGKPFVVTSIPPYVSLVQAIVGDTMTVASALGENFCPHATEITPNQMKKVQNANLFIGVGEAYESKLIRAMNQGDKKTPVLELDKKISLLSFSQDTNVVNACHDVNLHLKDSRDLHIWLGPQALIPQVSSMVEALSKLNPDSASQYNENGNVLIKKIKEIDQNLQEELRPFQKKAIIVSHPALGYFCHEYNLTQITVECEGKEPLARDATNILRLAKNSDVICAFTAPQFNNKGTELIAQKLNIRIESFNPLALDPLETIQQIANAITK from the coding sequence ATGATAAAAAAGTTTCTCTCGATTTTTCTTTTGATCGTTTTTTTAGCTTCATGCCAAAAGAATAGCCCTCACACCTCAGGGAAACCTTTTGTTGTCACAAGCATCCCTCCTTATGTTTCACTCGTTCAAGCCATTGTTGGTGACACAATGACTGTTGCCTCAGCGCTTGGAGAAAACTTCTGTCCCCACGCAACTGAGATCACTCCTAATCAAATGAAAAAAGTGCAAAATGCCAACCTTTTTATTGGAGTGGGGGAAGCCTATGAGAGCAAACTTATAAGAGCTATGAATCAAGGAGACAAAAAAACACCTGTCCTAGAACTTGATAAAAAAATTTCTTTACTTTCCTTTTCTCAAGACACAAATGTTGTCAATGCCTGTCACGACGTCAACCTTCACTTGAAGGATTCTAGGGATCTTCATATTTGGCTTGGGCCGCAGGCTCTCATTCCTCAAGTCAGCTCCATGGTTGAAGCTCTTTCTAAGCTTAACCCTGATAGTGCCAGCCAATACAACGAAAATGGAAATGTGTTAATCAAAAAAATCAAGGAAATTGATCAAAACCTACAAGAAGAGCTCCGCCCCTTCCAGAAAAAGGCAATCATCGTCTCACACCCCGCCCTAGGCTACTTCTGTCATGAATACAACTTAACGCAAATCACCGTTGAATGCGAAGGGAAAGAACCTTTAGCAAGAGACGCTACTAATATCCTCCGCCTCGCAAAAAATTCCGATGTTATTTGTGCTTTCACCGCCCCCCAATTTAACAACAAAGGGACAGAACTTATTGCACAAAAATTGAATATAAGAATCGAGAGCTTCAATCCTTTAGCTCTGGATCCCCTTGAAACCATTCAACAGATCGCAAACGCCATAACA